In Rhodamnia argentea isolate NSW1041297 chromosome 4, ASM2092103v1, whole genome shotgun sequence, the following proteins share a genomic window:
- the LOC115754945 gene encoding uncharacterized protein LOC115754945, translating into MINDKGDDGRFSAESADDQQPICTSNERDQPAPSQIAPSSMPDHSPENDPEVSSLLDLEVSDDSELVVIYKLPDRHNWGKPPSQYSPSVEERKSKYHIADFVSTRKLSEFFKAFVSNVSVVQIPNGVKEALKDPKWVQAMKEKMKALEKNQTWRLVELQEGKKAMDVGDDLEEISRLQEKLAKEFKMKNLGELKYFLDIEVARSKEGIFLS; encoded by the exons ATGATAAATGATAAAGGGGACGATGGTCGATTTTCAGCTGAAAGTGCGGATGACCAGCAGCCTATTTGTACATCTAATGAGCGAGATCAGCCTGCTCCTTCGCAAATTGCCCCTTCTTCGATGCCTGACCACTCTCCCGAGAATGATCCCGAGGTAAGCTCTCTTCTTGATCTTGAGGTTTCTGATGATTCTGAGTTGGTTGTTATATATAAACTCCCCGACAGGCATAATTGGGGCAAGCCTCCTAGTCAGTACTCACCGAGTGTGGAGGAACGAAAGTCTAAATATCATATTGCTGATTTTGTGTCAACAAGAAAGCTGTCGGAATTTTTTAAGGCTTTTGTGTCAAATGTATCGGTTGTTCAAATTCCGAATGGGGTGAAAGAGGCCTTGAAGGATCCAAAATGGGTTCAAGCTATgaaggagaaaatgaaagcattagAAAAAAACCAGACTTGGAGGCTTGTAGAGTTGCAAGAAGGGAAGAAAGCCATGGATGTAG gagatgatcttgaagaaatttcGAGGCTTCAAGAAAAGTTGGCAAAAGAGTTTAAGATGAAGAACTTGGGAGAACTGAAGTATTTCTTGGATATTGAGGTAGCTAGGTCTAAGGAAGGAATTTTCTTGTCATAG